From the genome of Impatiens glandulifera chromosome 9, dImpGla2.1, whole genome shotgun sequence, one region includes:
- the LOC124913849 gene encoding aspartic proteinase Asp1 translates to MRERITMMVVVVTLLVAQFGSSSASRNLQQGWWKTFLLGGTTSSGVNPAGSSVVFPLYGNVYPIGFYYVQANVGQPPRPYFLDPDTGSDLTWLQCDAPCVRCTEGPHPLYRPNNDLVTCRDSICESLHSPDYECDNPRQCDYEVDYADGGSSLGVLLTDSMALNLTNGLLLNPRLGIGCGYDQIPGVSSHPLDGVLGLGRGKSSIVSQLHSQGLVRNVIGHCFSSRGGGFLFIGGDDVYDSSRVVWEPMSHLDQKHYSAGGAELLLGGKSTGLRNLMVIFDSGSSYSYLNSQAYQSLISLMRKDLNGKAIKETRDDRTLPVCWRGKKPFKTIRDARKFFKPLALSFSRGWRSRSTFEINPESYLIISSKGNACLGILNGTEVGLQNYNLIGDISMQDKMVIYDNEKQMIGWVNSSCDRSPNSHFASM, encoded by the exons ATGAGGGAGAGGATAACGATGATGGTCGTGGTGGTTACTTTACTTGTGGCTCAATTTGGATCATCATCGGCCTCCCGAAATCTGCAACAGGGATGGTGGAAAACGTTCTTATTAGGAGGAACGACTTCGTCCGGAGTCAATCCAGCTGGTTCCTCCGTTGTCTTTCCTCTTTATGGCAATGTCTATCCTATTGG GTTCTATTATGTTCAAGCAAATGTTGGGCAGCCGCCAAGACCGTATTTTCTGGATCCAGATACAGGTAGTGATCTTACCTGGCTTCAATGCGATGCCCCCTGCGTTAGATGCACAGAG GGTCCTCACCCATTATATCGACCCAACAATGATTTGGTAACCTGTAGAGATTCGATTTGTGAATCTCTCCACTCCCCAGATTATGAATGCGATAATCCAAGACAATGTGATTACGAAGTAGACTATGCAGATGGCGGATCTAGTCTCGGTGTTCTTTTGACTGATTCCATGGCTCTCAATCTTACAAATGGATTACTTCTTAATCCCCGCTTGGGTATTGG CTGCGGGTATGATCAAATCCCAGGAGTATCATCTCATCCTTTGGATGGAGTACTAGGACTTGGTAGGGGAAAGTCGAGTATTGTCTCTCAGCTTCACAGTCAAGGGCTTGTAAGAAACGTGATTGGCCATTGTTTTAGCAGTCGAGGTGGCGGTTTTCTTTTCATCGGGGGAGATGATGTTTACGACTCCTCTCGTGTTGTTTGGGAACCAATGTCACATCTTGACCA AAAGCATTATTCAGCTGGGGGTGCAGAATTGCTGTTAGGTGGGAAATCGACGGGTTTGAGAAATCTAATGGTTATATTCGACAGTGGAAGTTCTTACAGTTATCTGAATTCTCAAGCATACCAATCATTGATTTCATTg ATGAGGAAAGATCTTAATGGGAAGGCGATAAAAGAAACAAGAGATGATCGTACTCTTCCTGTCTGTTGGAGAGGGAAGAAGCCATTCAAAACAATTAGAGACGCGAGGAAGTTCTTCAAGCCTCTAGCATTAAGTTTTTCACGCGGTTGGAGATCACGATCGACGTTTGAAATCAATCCCGAATCATACCTTATAATCTCA TCTAAAGGAAATGCTTGCTTAGGAATCTTAAATGGAACTGAAGTGGGTCTCCAAAATTACAACCTTATTGGAG ATATATCGATGCAAGATAAAATGGTGATATACGACAATGAAAAGCAAATGATCGGATGGGTTAACTCTAGCTGTGATCGGAGCCCCAACTCCCATTTCGCATCGATGTAG
- the LOC124913851 gene encoding uncharacterized protein LOC124913851 produces the protein MRSMMMLPLKLVRSLVLGENLKIKNSQEHDIIFSDDDDEDDDRNNFHGRTTRIRNKNGEPKSGKTPLLLFMPTNELVTDTYRLASLARDIGMDLYPNPSLSHLIFSWPSSTSSSNDPSICSSSYSSWFWSLPNDAIPLPFPSLSFSSISNLRCFVGLSKGFFKLGFSKYTLNAKSNPSERIGLRISNWDCRSVSLIFRGTGNRVVTMEGFCLALAGSGWSMYKSMINSNNNNNDSGKKSVIYMFRKMDMNRVRVMQSTSGDGDKEERNRVRELKLPSMDFMNAPFRILQYILLMTDDLFYILPD, from the coding sequence ATGAGATCGATGATGATGCTCCCACTGAAGCTGGTGCGTTCTCTGGTTTTGGGGGAAAATCTCAAAATCAAGAATTCCCAAGAACATGACATCATATTttcagatgatgatgatgaggacGACGACAGAAACAATTTCCATGGAAGAACAACACGAATCAGGAACAAGAATGGAGAACCCAAATCTGGTAAAACACCATTGTTACTCTTTATGCCAACAAATGAATTAGTAACAGATACTTACAGATTAGCTTCGTTGGCGAGAGATATTGGAATGGATTTGTACCCAAATCCATCTCTTTCACACCTAATCTTCTCATGGCCgtcttcaacttcttcttcaaaTGACCCATCAATCTGCTCGTCTTCATATTCCTCTTGGTTTTGGTCGCTTCCAAACGATGCAATTCCCCTTCCGTTTCCATCTCTTTCCTTTTCCTCTATTTCTAACCTTCGCTGCTTCGTTGGCCTCTCCAAGGGATTTTTCAAGTTGGGTTTCTCGAAATACACTCTTAATGCCAAATCCAACCCATCTGAGAGAATCGGCTTGCGGATCAGTAACTGGGACTGTCGGTcggtttctttgatttttcGTGGAACGGGCAATCGAGTTGTGACCATGGAAGGGTTTTGTCTAGCCCTGGCGGGATCAGGTTGGAGCATGTACAAGAGCATgataaatagtaataataataataatgattcaGGCAAGAAATCTGTAATCTATATGTTCAGAAAAATGGATATGAATCGGGTTCGAGTTATGCAGTCAACAAGTGGTGATGGTGATAAGGAAGAGAGGAATAGAGTTAGAGAGTTGAAGCTTCCTTCAATGGATTTTATGAATGCTCCATTTAGGATTTTGCAGTACATTCTTCTAATGACTGATGATTTGTTCTATATATTGCCTGACTGA
- the LOC124913850 gene encoding uncharacterized protein LOC124913850 — MDKETSLTIHKGEVCGEDSSTTDSDNSRSSSASRLSVGKEAGLPVCRVCHCSESDKRGDIALQFLSIVPPSCDRNTGSKDVQLDNSCKKKVKPESGVVEFIGPQGEIFICKNDIEMGFDNKQGDSLIELGCSCKSDLALVHYACALKWFVGYGSTICEICACVASNIKITDFKKVIVCLKDYEVLRERTANGQPNPPIQENYNSGVDPDAVAAIRRQRLSEISSWFNPLGSNPIAATPLSVSEQPSITVTEEAGPVENHAPEFAAEVTGILLAIGLLTVTLVWLYAPRFGKKTARRGLHFLIGGLCALAVVISFRFFVLTRIKFGQARYWIIIFVFWFLLFGIWASRTHGAHPA, encoded by the exons ATGGATAAGGAGACTTCTCTAACTATACACAAAGGTGAAGTCTGCGGTGAAGATTCTTCTACTACTGATAGTGATAATTCAAGGTCTAGTTCTGCCTCAAGGCTGAGTGTAGGGAAGGAAGCGGGCCTGCCAGTTTGTCGTGTATGCCATTGCTCTGAATCTGACAAAAGGGGAGATATTGCACTTCAGTTTCTAAGTATTGTTCCACCATCTTGTGATAGAAATACAGGCTCCAAAGATGTCCAATTAGACAATTCTTGCAAGAAAAAAGTTAAGCCAGAATCTGGAGTTGTTGAATTCATTGGGCCTCAAGGGGAGATTTTCATTTGCAAGAATGACATAGAAATGGGATTTGATAATAAACAAGGTGACAGCTTAATCGAACTCGGTTGCTCTTGTAAAAGTGATCTTGCTTTGGTACATTATGCATGTGCACTGAAATGGTTCGTCGGCTATGGATCCACTATCTGCGAAATATGTGCATGTGTGGCATCGAACATCAAAATTACAGATTTCAAGAAGGTTATAGTATGCTTGAAGGACTATGAAGTTTTACGTGAAAGGACAGCCAATGGGCAACCCAATCCTCCTATTCAGGAAAATTACAATTCAGGTGTAGATCCTGATGCAGTTGCTGCAATTCGAAGGCAAAGGCTTAGTGAAATCTCATCATGGTTTAATCCACTTGGCAGTAATCCAATTGCAGCAACTCCATTGTCGGTGTCAGAACAACCTTCTATAACTGTAACAGAAGAAGCTGGTCCTGTTGAAAATCATGCACCCGAATTTGCTGCTGAGGTCACTGGAATTCTTCTTGCTATTGGCCTTCTTACTGTAACTCTTGTTTGGCTTTATGCTCCTCGTTTTGGAAAg AAAACAGCCAGGCGTGGGCTACATTTTCTTATTGGTGGTTTGTGCGCTTTGGCAGTTGTGATCTCCTTCCGCTTT TTTGTGTTAACTAGGATCAAATTCGGTCAAGCGCGCTACTGGATAATCATATTTGTATTCTGGTTTCTATTGTTTGGCATATGGGCTTCAAGAACACATGGTGCTCATCCTGCATAA